In the Clupea harengus chromosome 16, Ch_v2.0.2, whole genome shotgun sequence genome, one interval contains:
- the LOC105909546 gene encoding protein SCO2 homolog, mitochondrial, with protein MLGFLRFRGHGHHMVTWCVLRSSIQASLPPLQHTHLTQTAHLCVRAAPPSGLSRLRPPAGQRDPTLLRDHLTVQRRSQHAPYSQGPTQQGPKPGTATAKFRLQTRLAVTVLFGAGILGTWWYVRKEKQDKLQRQRIEQLRKVAIGQGDFSLLDHTGQRRTKRDFLGSWSLLYFGFTHCPDICPEELDKLTSVVTILDEDASLPRVQPLFFTVDPERDDVAAMQKYVKDFHPRLIGLTGTPDEIKLAGRDYRVYASAGPKDEDGDYIVDHTILIYLVNPDGLFLDYYNRMKDDKQIAESIRNHMKNFVRLFTD; from the coding sequence ATGCTGGGATTCCTGCGCTTCAGAGGTCACGGCCATCACATGGTCAcctggtgtgtgttgaggtCCTCCATCCAggcctccctcccccctctccaacacacacacctcacccaaaCAGCACACCTCTGTGTACGTGCTGCACCCCCTTCTGGCCTCTCCCGTCTTAGGCCACCCGCAGGGCAAAGAGATCCCACTCTCCTCCGAGATCACCTTACCGTTCAGCGCAGGAGTCAGCATGCCCCATATTCCCAGGGTCCCACGCAACAGGGCCCCAAACCCGGCACTGCGACAGCGAAGTTCCGTCTGCAGACCCGCCTGGCGGTGACGGTGCTGTTCGGCGCGGGCATCCTGGGCACTTGGTGGTACGTGCGCAAGGAGAAGCAGGACAAGCTCCAGAGGCAGCGGATCGAGCAGCTCCGTAAGGTGGCCATCGGCCAGGGAGACTTCAGCCTGCTGGACCACACCGGCCAGCGGCGCACTAAGCGCGACTTCCTGGGCAGCTGGTCGCTGCTCTACTTCGGCTTCACTCACTGCCCGGACATCTGCCCCGAAGAGCTGGACAAGCTGACTAGCGTGGTGACGATCCTGGACGAGGACGCTAGCCTGCCGCGTGTCCAGCCACTCTTCTTCACGGTCGACCCCGAGCGCGACGACGTAGCGGCCATGCAGAAGTATGTGAAGGACTTCCATCCGCGCCTGATCGGGCTCACCGGCACGCCGGACGAGATTAAGCTGGCAGGCCGAGACTACCGGGTGTATGCCAGCGCCGGACCCAAAGACGAGGACGGAGATTACATCGTGGACCACACCATCCTTATCTACCTGGTCAACCCTGATGGACTCTTTCTGGACTACTACAACAGGATGAAGGACGACAAGCAGATCGCAGAGAGCATACGCAACCACATGAAGAACTTTGTCAGACTATTCACAGACTAA